A part of Dehalogenimonas sp. W genomic DNA contains:
- a CDS encoding DUF262 domain-containing protein produces the protein MEGMTTFTSDKESLQDVLKAISIGTYQLPEFQRGWVWDDAHIMSLLASVSLSYPIGAVMMLENGNKDVRFKPRPVEGVELALPVEPERFILDGQQRLTSLYQAIILNRAVKTKDIRKKEILRWYYIDMVKALNSNGDREDAIKSLPEDRKIKNFRNEIVEDYSTPEAEFEHMLFPLSLVLDCAKWRANYNKHWSYDPQKTEFFDTFERAVVDRFKQYQIPVIKLLKETPKVAVCQVFEKVNTGGVSLTVFELVTATFAADGYNLREDWEGKHNERGHKIASGRKDRIHSQIVLRSIGADELLQVISLLSAYSRKKEDSSAAVGCKRTDILKLKLDDYKKWVELATSGFEKAGRFIFQQKIFSNKDVPYGTQLVPLAAILAIIGDKADTDLVREKLGRWYWCGVFGELYGSAVETRFARDVVEVMNWVSGGQEPSTVSESNFSPGRFDTLRTRNSAAYKGLYALLMQDGCLDFRTGEPIQVQTYFADIIDIHHIFPHDWCVKKHIESKYSESIVNKTALSYRTNRIIGGNAPSQYLKALRDKCSIAEKRQDQILVTHLIDPETLKKDDFKSFYDKRKEALLKRIEQATGKAIGRQAPSQIENADAEGELTEEEEQE, from the coding sequence ATGGAAGGAATGACGACCTTCACCAGTGACAAGGAGTCTCTGCAGGATGTCCTGAAAGCAATTTCAATCGGGACATACCAGTTGCCAGAATTTCAACGTGGTTGGGTTTGGGATGATGCCCATATCATGAGTCTTTTAGCCAGCGTCTCTTTGTCGTACCCGATTGGCGCCGTCATGATGCTAGAGAATGGGAATAAAGACGTTAGATTCAAACCACGACCTGTCGAAGGTGTTGAACTAGCTTTACCGGTTGAACCTGAACGTTTCATCCTGGACGGACAGCAGCGGCTCACCTCACTCTATCAGGCAATCATACTCAATCGGGCTGTAAAAACAAAGGATATCAGAAAGAAGGAAATCCTCCGTTGGTACTATATTGATATGGTCAAGGCTCTGAACTCAAATGGGGACAGGGAAGACGCTATCAAGAGCCTGCCGGAAGACAGGAAGATAAAGAACTTTAGGAATGAGATAGTCGAAGACTACTCGACTCCTGAAGCCGAATTCGAGCATATGTTATTCCCGCTCTCGTTGGTCCTCGATTGCGCAAAATGGCGTGCTAATTACAACAAGCATTGGAGTTATGACCCGCAGAAAACTGAATTCTTCGACACTTTTGAAAGGGCGGTCGTTGATCGGTTCAAACAATACCAAATCCCGGTTATCAAGTTGTTGAAAGAGACCCCGAAAGTTGCCGTTTGCCAAGTCTTCGAAAAGGTCAACACTGGTGGCGTATCGCTAACGGTTTTTGAACTGGTTACTGCTACTTTTGCCGCCGATGGCTATAACCTTCGAGAAGACTGGGAAGGTAAACACAACGAGCGAGGACACAAGATCGCTAGCGGTCGAAAGGATAGAATACATAGCCAGATTGTATTGCGCTCCATAGGTGCCGATGAATTATTGCAGGTCATTTCTCTTTTATCTGCCTATAGCCGGAAGAAGGAGGACTCAAGTGCAGCTGTTGGTTGCAAACGGACAGATATTTTAAAACTAAAACTGGATGATTACAAAAAGTGGGTAGAATTAGCCACTTCTGGATTTGAAAAAGCCGGACGTTTCATTTTCCAACAAAAAATATTTTCCAATAAAGATGTTCCTTATGGAACGCAACTGGTCCCTTTGGCCGCCATTCTAGCGATTATTGGGGACAAAGCAGATACTGATTTGGTCCGTGAGAAACTAGGCAGATGGTACTGGTGTGGTGTTTTCGGTGAATTATATGGCAGTGCCGTCGAAACACGTTTTGCCCGCGATGTTGTCGAAGTTATGAATTGGGTAAGCGGCGGTCAAGAGCCATCAACAGTCTCAGAAAGTAACTTTTCCCCCGGGCGTTTCGACACTCTGCGCACTCGTAACAGTGCGGCGTATAAAGGATTATACGCATTGCTTATGCAAGACGGTTGCCTGGACTTTCGCACAGGGGAACCCATTCAGGTCCAAACGTATTTTGCAGATATTATCGACATACATCATATCTTCCCTCATGATTGGTGCGTGAAAAAACATATTGAGTCCAAATACTCAGAATCCATTGTTAATAAAACCGCGCTTTCGTACCGCACCAATAGAATCATTGGTGGCAACGCTCCAAGCCAGTACTTGAAAGCCCTACGCGATAAATGTAGTATCGCTGAAAAACGACAGGATCAGATACTTGTCACGCACCTAATTGATCCAGAAACCCTTAAAAAAGATGATTTTAAGAGTTTCTATGATAAGCGCAAAGAAGCTCTGTTGAAGAGAATAGAGCAGGCAACTGGTAAAGCAATCGGCCGACAGGCTCCGTCCCAAATTGAAAATGCGGACGCGGAAGGCGAACTCACCGAAGAAGAGGAACAGGAATGA
- a CDS encoding site-specific DNA-methyltransferase, whose protein sequence is MTEQPEHFDLNSQHLSEDKQQELLRLFPEVRTEGGKIDFERLKLALGETVDVGKERYGMTWPGKAECFKTIQQPSMATLRPAPEESVNFDTTENLIIEGDNLEVLKLLQKSYLGKVKMIYIDPPYNTGNDFIYPDNYTESLQTYLEYTGQVDSEGRKFGNNTDADGRFHSKWMNMMYPRLYLARNLLTTSGIAFISIDDNEIDNLRKLCNEVFGESNFLAQIIWQKIHSTKNDAKYFSDTHEYILCYAKNINDVEIQLLPRTEKMDNRFLNPDDDSRGPWASGDLVANEIRKDGNYDVMGPTGKTFNVPSGKHWVYSQENMKTLIKENRIWFGKNGDAFPRLKRYLSEVQQGRKSDTLWLANEVGHNQESTREVKSILGYGYFETPKPVRLINRCALLALKPTDICIDFFAGSGTTAHAILELNQTDFGNRKFILVQLPEKCPDDSEARKAGYEDISKITEERVRRVIKKLNDQDTGKLDLDGGIKQDRGFRVFKLADSNFKTWDAHGAQDTVSLEKQLELHIDHIKDSRNEDDLLYELLLKSGFPLTTPVKKLTVAGKDIYSVAEGLMFICLEKEISLELIKAMADKKPERVVCLDAGFAGNDQLKANAVQIFKTKEIKKFETV, encoded by the coding sequence ATGACCGAACAACCAGAACACTTTGACCTGAACTCCCAACATTTATCCGAAGATAAGCAACAGGAACTTCTACGCCTTTTCCCAGAGGTCCGAACCGAAGGCGGTAAAATTGACTTTGAACGCCTCAAGTTGGCATTGGGTGAGACGGTAGACGTAGGTAAAGAACGCTATGGTATGACCTGGCCGGGCAAAGCCGAATGTTTCAAAACCATCCAACAACCAAGTATGGCAACTCTGCGTCCAGCCCCCGAAGAGAGCGTCAACTTTGATACTACTGAAAACTTGATTATTGAAGGCGACAACCTGGAAGTGCTCAAACTGCTCCAGAAGTCATATTTGGGCAAGGTTAAGATGATCTATATTGACCCGCCCTATAATACCGGCAATGACTTCATATACCCGGACAATTACACGGAGTCGCTTCAGACTTACCTTGAATACACCGGGCAAGTGGACTCTGAAGGCAGGAAGTTCGGGAATAATACGGATGCTGATGGCCGTTTTCATTCCAAGTGGATGAATATGATGTATCCGAGATTGTATCTTGCACGGAACCTGCTAACGACAAGTGGCATTGCCTTTATTAGTATTGATGACAATGAAATTGATAACCTTAGAAAGCTCTGTAATGAAGTATTTGGTGAATCAAATTTTCTTGCCCAAATAATTTGGCAGAAAATACATAGCACGAAAAATGATGCCAAGTATTTTTCTGATACTCATGAATATATTTTATGTTATGCAAAAAATATAAATGATGTTGAAATACAATTACTACCAAGAACTGAGAAAATGGATAATAGGTTCTTAAATCCCGATGATGATTCGAGGGGCCCGTGGGCTTCGGGAGATTTGGTTGCCAATGAGATTAGAAAAGATGGAAATTATGATGTGATGGGGCCAACTGGAAAAACCTTTAATGTACCGAGTGGAAAGCACTGGGTATATTCACAAGAAAATATGAAAACGTTAATTAAAGAGAATCGAATCTGGTTTGGTAAAAATGGTGACGCATTTCCAAGGTTAAAGAGGTATTTATCTGAAGTTCAACAAGGAAGAAAAAGTGATACGTTATGGCTGGCAAATGAAGTGGGACATAATCAGGAATCTACCCGCGAAGTCAAATCGATTTTGGGTTATGGGTATTTCGAGACGCCAAAACCAGTTAGATTAATTAATAGATGCGCATTATTAGCCCTTAAACCCACTGATATCTGCATTGATTTTTTTGCTGGCTCTGGAACTACTGCTCATGCTATTCTTGAATTAAACCAAACAGATTTTGGAAATCGCAAATTTATACTTGTTCAACTTCCCGAAAAATGCCCTGATGACTCTGAAGCCCGAAAGGCTGGCTACGAGGATATCAGTAAGATTACTGAAGAGCGTGTTCGACGTGTCATCAAAAAGCTAAACGACCAGGACACAGGAAAATTGGACCTCGATGGTGGAATTAAGCAGGACCGCGGTTTCCGTGTCTTCAAACTTGCGGACTCCAACTTCAAAACATGGGACGCCCACGGTGCCCAGGACACGGTATCGCTGGAAAAACAGCTTGAATTACATATTGACCATATTAAAGACAGCCGCAATGAAGATGACCTATTGTATGAACTGCTGCTTAAGAGTGGATTCCCGTTGACTACGCCTGTTAAAAAACTGACTGTAGCCGGGAAGGATATTTATTCCGTGGCTGAAGGGTTGATGTTCATCTGTCTGGAAAAGGAAATCAGCCTGGAACTCATCAAAGCCATGGCAGACAAGAAACCGGAGCGGGTGGTGTGCCTGGATGCCGGTTTCGCCGGCAATGACCAGTTGAAAGCCAACGCAGTACAGATATTCAAGACAAAAGAGATCAAGAAGTTCGAGACGGTATAA
- a CDS encoding virulence RhuM family protein, whose translation MTDRKNDIIPATSSILLYTTPDGNEKIEVRLENETVWLTQAGMAELFQTTPQNITLHLKEIFATGELAEDSTCKDNLQVQTEGQRQVSRIRKFYNLEAIIAVGYRVRSHRGTQFRRWATERLNEYLVKGFTMDDERLKSGINVGSDYFDEMLERIKDIRSSEKRFYQKIRDIYKLAVDYDPKAEETIEFFKIVQNKLHFAVSGKTAAELITERADASKPNMGLTSWKGTTVRKYDVVIAKNYLNEAEMQNLNRIVSMYLDYAEDQARMHRQVFMRDWREKLDAFLKFNERDILNNPGRIAKEIADKLAVEQYEIFNNHRLTMEATAETMADDAELKSIEKQIDDKRDGK comes from the coding sequence ATGACAGACAGAAAAAACGACATCATTCCAGCCACAAGCTCGATCCTTCTTTACACCACCCCGGACGGGAACGAAAAAATTGAAGTCCGGCTTGAAAACGAGACGGTATGGTTGACACAGGCGGGTATGGCTGAATTGTTCCAGACCACACCTCAAAACATAACCCTGCATTTGAAGGAAATATTTGCTACCGGCGAATTGGCTGAAGACTCAACTTGTAAGGATAACTTACAAGTTCAAACCGAAGGACAAAGGCAAGTCAGCCGAATCCGCAAATTCTACAATCTGGAAGCTATCATCGCAGTCGGTTACCGTGTACGATCGCACCGGGGTACACAATTCCGCAGATGGGCGACAGAGCGTCTGAATGAATACTTGGTAAAAGGGTTTACCATGGACGATGAACGCCTAAAAAGCGGCATCAACGTGGGTTCTGATTACTTCGATGAAATGCTGGAACGGATTAAAGATATCCGTTCCAGCGAGAAAAGATTCTATCAAAAAATCAGGGATATTTATAAACTCGCAGTTGATTACGATCCTAAAGCGGAAGAAACAATCGAATTTTTCAAGATCGTCCAGAATAAGCTGCATTTTGCAGTATCAGGCAAAACTGCGGCTGAGCTTATTACCGAAAGAGCGGATGCCTCCAAACCGAATATGGGGCTGACATCATGGAAAGGTACAACGGTGCGCAAATATGATGTAGTGATAGCGAAAAATTATCTTAATGAAGCGGAGATGCAGAACCTGAATCGTATTGTCAGCATGTATCTGGATTACGCCGAGGATCAAGCACGGATGCATCGCCAGGTGTTCATGCGTGATTGGCGTGAAAAACTGGACGCTTTTTTAAAGTTCAACGAACGCGATATCTTGAATAATCCGGGCAGAATCGCCAAGGAAATTGCGGATAAGCTGGCGGTTGAACAATACGAAATATTCAATAATCATCGTTTGACGATGGAAGCCACAGCGGAAACGATGGCCGATGATGCTGAGTTGAAGTCCATTGAAAAACAAATTGATGATAAGCGAGACGGCAAATAA